The Amycolatopsis sp. 195334CR genome window below encodes:
- a CDS encoding DUF5336 domain-containing protein produces the protein MSFPSSGPGYPPQGGGPHNPQGPGTGSFPPVGPPPQQQQQLQAGALNFAVILALAVSVLGLVQYFVGFSDEASPATESTTWFLVGGLLAALRVLPNAPKVLPFAALISVLGALQALDHVIGYGENDTVPGIITVIVILGFLQLLAAVAALLFDYNVLKLPTPQPQGAPQQPQFGPPTGQQPAQPGQPGQPGQPGQPGQYAPQQPQFGGPPPASSQQTTQYAPTGGNQPDSGGFAAPTQYSTPVTPPPPGQQSTTYAPQQGQFFQSGGSGSSESGGQQSPGTPPGGFGKPSS, from the coding sequence ATGTCCTTTCCCAGCAGTGGGCCTGGTTACCCTCCGCAGGGTGGCGGCCCCCACAATCCCCAGGGACCGGGTACCGGGTCGTTCCCGCCGGTCGGCCCGCCGCCGCAACAGCAGCAGCAGTTGCAGGCCGGGGCGCTGAACTTCGCGGTCATCCTCGCGCTGGCCGTGTCGGTGCTGGGCCTGGTGCAGTACTTCGTCGGCTTCTCGGACGAGGCGTCGCCCGCCACCGAGTCGACCACCTGGTTCCTGGTCGGCGGCCTGCTCGCCGCGCTGCGCGTGCTGCCGAACGCGCCGAAGGTGCTGCCGTTCGCCGCGCTGATCAGCGTGCTGGGTGCGCTGCAGGCGCTGGACCACGTGATCGGTTACGGGGAGAACGACACCGTTCCCGGCATCATCACGGTGATCGTCATCCTCGGTTTCCTGCAGCTGCTCGCCGCGGTGGCGGCGCTGCTGTTCGACTACAACGTGCTGAAGCTGCCCACGCCGCAGCCGCAGGGCGCGCCGCAGCAGCCGCAGTTCGGCCCGCCGACCGGGCAGCAGCCCGCGCAGCCGGGTCAGCCCGGGCAGCCGGGGCAGCCGGGTCAGCCTGGTCAGTACGCGCCGCAGCAGCCGCAGTTCGGTGGCCCGCCGCCCGCCTCGTCGCAGCAGACCACGCAGTACGCGCCCACCGGCGGCAACCAGCCCGACTCGGGCGGCTTCGCGGCGCCGACGCAGTACTCGACCCCGGTCACGCCGCCGCCCCCCGGGCAGCAGTCGACCACCTACGCGCCGCAGCAGGGCCAGTTCTTCCAGTCCGGCGGTTCGGGTTCTTCGGAGTCCGGTGGGCAGCAGTCCCCGGGCACCCCGCCGGGCGGGTTCGGCAAGCCCAGCAGCTGA
- the sucD gene encoding succinate--CoA ligase subunit alpha has translation MSIFLNENSKVIVQGLTGSEGTKHATKMIKSGTNIVGGVNARKAGQTVTIEGKELKVFGTVEEAIKETGADVSVVFVPPKFAKDAVVEAIDAEIGLAVVITEGIPVHDSAYFWAHAVAKGNKTRIIGPNCPGVISPGKSNAGIIPANITGPGKIGLVSKSGTLTYQMMYELRDIGFTTAVGIGGDPVIGTTHIDALAAFQEDADTEVIVMIGEIGGDAEERAADYIKANVTKPVVGYVAGFTAPEGKTMGHAGAIVSGSSGTAAAKKEALEAAGVKVGKTPTETANLARELYNSLH, from the coding sequence ATGTCGATCTTCCTGAACGAGAACAGCAAGGTCATCGTGCAGGGCCTGACCGGGTCCGAGGGCACCAAGCACGCGACCAAGATGATCAAGTCCGGCACCAACATCGTGGGTGGCGTGAACGCCCGCAAGGCCGGCCAGACGGTGACCATCGAGGGCAAGGAGCTCAAGGTCTTCGGCACCGTCGAGGAGGCCATCAAGGAGACCGGCGCCGACGTCTCGGTCGTCTTCGTGCCGCCGAAGTTCGCCAAGGACGCCGTGGTCGAGGCCATCGACGCGGAGATCGGCCTGGCCGTGGTGATCACCGAGGGCATCCCGGTGCACGACTCGGCGTACTTCTGGGCGCACGCGGTCGCCAAGGGCAACAAGACCCGGATCATCGGGCCGAACTGCCCCGGCGTGATCAGCCCCGGCAAGTCGAACGCGGGCATCATCCCGGCGAACATCACCGGCCCCGGCAAGATCGGCCTGGTGTCCAAGTCGGGCACGCTGACCTACCAGATGATGTACGAGCTGCGCGACATCGGTTTCACCACCGCGGTCGGCATCGGCGGTGACCCGGTCATCGGCACCACGCACATCGACGCGCTCGCGGCCTTCCAGGAGGACGCGGACACCGAGGTCATCGTGATGATCGGTGAGATCGGTGGCGACGCCGAGGAGCGGGCCGCGGACTACATCAAGGCCAACGTGACCAAGCCGGTCGTCGGCTATGTCGCGGGCTTCACCGCGCCCGAGGGCAAGACCATGGGCCACGCGGGCGCGATCGTCTCCGGTTCGTCCGGGACCGCGGCCGCGAAGAAGGAGGCCCTCGAGGCCGCCGGCGTGAAGGTCGGCAAGACGCCGACCGAGACCGCCAACCTCGCGCGCGAGCTGTACAACAGCCTGCACTGA
- a CDS encoding cobalamin-dependent protein (Presence of a B(12) (cobalamin)-binding domain implies dependence on cobalamin itself, in one of its several forms, or in some unusual lineages, dependence on a cobalamin-like analog.): protein MTVPPRVLLAAFDETPVLAEVARALRDEGIEVIYAGVLETAEEVVSAAEQEDPAVIAVSPSAPEVALDGVEVVGFRTVQEGVDRVKMATGARSRARR, encoded by the coding sequence GTGACCGTTCCGCCGCGCGTGCTCCTCGCCGCCTTCGACGAAACCCCCGTGCTGGCCGAAGTAGCCAGGGCGCTGCGCGACGAAGGCATCGAGGTGATCTACGCGGGCGTGCTCGAAACCGCCGAAGAAGTCGTCAGCGCGGCCGAGCAGGAGGACCCCGCCGTGATCGCGGTTTCGCCGTCGGCGCCGGAAGTCGCGCTCGACGGTGTCGAAGTGGTCGGCTTCCGCACCGTTCAAGAAGGTGTCGACCGGGTGAAGATGGCCACAGGAGCGAGGTCACGGGCCCGTCGGTGA
- a CDS encoding DUF6350 family protein, translating into MQVLTTGPDGAERLSDHGTHEEVTGAARFRVLLVAAVLPLLAGYTLAAGSVAAVVGLAPGSGFSISGALRGGGPAWLATQQVPLGLGGAPLGVLPLLPTILLLLLVAKVASSATRKLGHVDATHALGVVGVIACAHATAGVTVAVLCSGTEVEVEPLTAFLLPGVLSGAAAAAGVLARCGVPEPVRQYVDPVAVRGLRAGVLGLVALLVAGALVTLLGFGLSVPETMRLFDAETAGSGAGMLLVSVVYLPNAVVAGLSFAAGPGFSIGAVNITPFAFDGGPVPALPLLAALPEAQAAWWPALLVLPALAGALSGWTLRRCDPDPLVRVRAAAIAGATAGFGCVLLGTFAGGRFGDALFDPVTVPIALFSLAGSCWVALPAAAVAWLTGSTGPVAPAPDDIPGDDAITEVFDAIQDDDTAEASDTSDTSDTDEDPEEEPDDSADSAEESAATGATDEADWTGAPDEGDWAGEADRAGEAAVADWAEEAIATDEADVAEEPAPGASEEPERRD; encoded by the coding sequence ATGCAGGTGCTCACCACTGGGCCGGACGGCGCCGAGCGGCTGAGCGACCACGGCACGCACGAGGAGGTCACCGGGGCGGCTCGGTTCCGCGTGCTCCTGGTCGCCGCCGTGCTCCCGCTGCTCGCCGGCTACACGCTGGCCGCCGGTTCGGTGGCCGCGGTGGTCGGCCTCGCCCCCGGTTCGGGGTTCAGCATCAGTGGTGCGCTGCGGGGTGGTGGTCCGGCCTGGCTGGCCACGCAGCAGGTGCCGCTCGGTCTCGGCGGGGCCCCGCTCGGGGTGCTGCCGCTGCTGCCGACGATCTTGCTCCTGCTGCTGGTGGCCAAGGTCGCGTCGAGCGCCACGCGCAAGCTCGGGCACGTCGACGCCACGCACGCGCTCGGCGTGGTCGGGGTGATCGCGTGCGCGCACGCCACCGCCGGGGTCACCGTCGCGGTGCTGTGCAGCGGTACGGAGGTGGAAGTCGAACCGCTGACCGCGTTCCTGCTGCCGGGCGTGCTGTCCGGGGCGGCCGCGGCGGCCGGGGTGCTCGCCCGCTGCGGGGTGCCGGAACCGGTGCGGCAGTACGTCGACCCGGTCGCGGTGCGCGGGCTGCGTGCCGGCGTGCTCGGGCTGGTGGCGCTGCTGGTGGCAGGGGCGCTGGTCACGCTGCTCGGGTTCGGCCTGTCCGTGCCGGAGACCATGCGGTTGTTCGACGCCGAGACGGCCGGCAGCGGGGCGGGCATGCTGCTGGTTTCCGTGGTGTACCTGCCGAACGCGGTGGTGGCCGGGCTGTCCTTCGCGGCCGGGCCGGGGTTCTCGATCGGTGCGGTGAACATCACGCCGTTCGCCTTCGACGGCGGGCCGGTGCCCGCGCTGCCGCTCCTCGCGGCGTTGCCGGAGGCGCAGGCGGCCTGGTGGCCCGCGTTGCTGGTGCTGCCCGCGCTCGCCGGCGCGCTGAGCGGCTGGACGTTGCGCCGCTGCGACCCGGACCCGCTGGTCCGCGTGCGCGCGGCGGCGATCGCCGGTGCCACGGCCGGGTTCGGCTGCGTGCTGCTGGGGACGTTCGCCGGTGGGCGGTTCGGGGACGCGTTGTTCGACCCGGTGACCGTGCCGATCGCGTTGTTCTCGCTGGCCGGTTCGTGCTGGGTGGCGCTCCCGGCGGCGGCGGTGGCCTGGCTGACCGGCAGCACCGGGCCGGTGGCGCCCGCGCCCGACGACATCCCGGGCGACGACGCCATCACGGAAGTCTTCGACGCCATCCAAGACGACGACACCGCCGAAGCTTCCGACACCTCCGACACCTCCGACACCGACGAGGATCCCGAGGAAGAACCGGACGACTCCGCCGACTCCGCCGAGGAATCGGCCGCCACCGGCGCGACCGACGAAGCCGACTGGACCGGCGCGCCCGACGAAGGCGACTGGGCCGGTGAAGCCGACCGGGCCGGTGAAGCCGCCGTGGCGGACTGGGCCGAGGAAGCCATCGCGACCGACGAAGCAGACGTGGCCGAGGAGCCCGCTCCGGGTGCCTCCGAGGAGCCCGAGCGCCGCGACTAG
- the sucC gene encoding ADP-forming succinate--CoA ligase subunit beta translates to MDLYEYQARDLFAAHGVPVLSGAVAHTPEEAHATAAEIGGQVVVKAQVKTGGRGKAGGVKLADTADEAKEKAQAILGMDIKGHTVHRVLVAEASDIAEEYYFSFLLDRANRTFLAMASAEGGVEIEQLAVERPEALAKIPVDAITGVDKAKAVEILTAGKFPEKVVDEAADVVVKLWETFVSEDATLVEVNPLVRDPQDKIIALDGKVTLDENASFRQPGHDALVDKQAEDPLEAKAKAKDLNYVKLDGEVGIIGNGAGLVMSTLDVVAYAGEKHGGVKPANFLDIGGGASAEVMAAGLDVILGDPAVKSVFVNVFGGITACDAVANGIVEALKILGDEAAKPLVVRLDGNNVEEGRQILAEANHPLVTVVDTMDNAADKAAELAAAGA, encoded by the coding sequence GTGGACCTTTACGAATACCAGGCGAGGGATCTCTTCGCCGCCCACGGTGTACCGGTGTTGTCCGGTGCCGTGGCCCATACGCCCGAAGAAGCCCACGCGACGGCCGCGGAGATCGGTGGCCAGGTGGTCGTCAAGGCCCAGGTCAAGACGGGCGGCCGTGGCAAGGCCGGTGGCGTGAAGCTCGCCGACACCGCCGATGAGGCCAAGGAGAAGGCGCAAGCCATCCTCGGCATGGACATCAAGGGCCACACCGTGCACCGCGTGCTGGTGGCCGAAGCCTCGGACATCGCCGAGGAGTACTACTTCTCCTTCCTGCTGGACCGCGCGAACCGCACCTTCCTCGCGATGGCGTCGGCCGAGGGCGGCGTGGAGATCGAGCAGCTCGCGGTGGAGCGCCCCGAAGCGCTGGCCAAGATCCCGGTCGACGCGATCACCGGGGTGGACAAGGCCAAGGCCGTGGAGATCCTGACCGCGGGCAAGTTCCCGGAGAAGGTCGTCGACGAGGCCGCCGACGTGGTGGTCAAGCTCTGGGAGACCTTCGTCTCCGAGGACGCCACCCTGGTCGAGGTCAACCCGCTGGTCCGCGACCCGCAGGACAAGATCATCGCCCTCGACGGCAAGGTCACCCTCGACGAGAACGCCTCGTTCCGCCAGCCGGGCCACGACGCGCTCGTCGACAAGCAGGCCGAGGACCCGCTGGAGGCCAAGGCCAAGGCGAAGGACCTCAACTACGTCAAGCTCGACGGCGAGGTCGGCATCATCGGCAACGGCGCGGGCCTCGTGATGTCCACTTTGGACGTCGTGGCCTACGCGGGCGAGAAGCACGGCGGCGTGAAGCCGGCCAACTTCCTCGACATCGGTGGCGGCGCCTCGGCCGAGGTGATGGCCGCCGGGCTGGACGTCATCCTCGGCGACCCGGCCGTGAAGAGCGTCTTCGTCAACGTCTTCGGTGGCATCACCGCGTGCGACGCGGTGGCCAACGGCATCGTCGAAGCGCTGAAGATCCTCGGTGACGAAGCGGCCAAGCCGCTCGTCGTGCGGCTCGACGGCAACAACGTCGAAGAGGGCAGGCAGATCCTGGCCGAGGCGAACCACCCGCTGGTGACCGTGGTGGACACTATGGACAACGCGGCTGACAAGGCTGCCGAGCTCGCAGCGGCAGGGGCGTGA